The genome window AGATTTCCAGTACCGGAGCAGAGATCCAGAACCCGCGAACCTAGCAAATTCCCGCGAAGTGAAACAATAATACTGAAAAGCGCCTCTTTGATACGGTCCGAGGTTGGTCTCACGCGTCGATCGTGCGGTGCAAGCAGGCGGCGACCGCGAGCCGTGCCGCTGATGACTCTCATCTGCGTTTTCCCAAGGAGGCCGCCAGCTTGGAGGCACTACCCTGGGCATGGAATGCTTTGAGGAATTCACGCGCTTCCCGGTATGCCATTTCCTGGATCAGCTGGATATTTTCCTGCGGAATTGCATCGATCTCCGCTTTGAAGACGGCGGTCGCATATTTGATGTCGCGACCGTTTTCCTTTGACCATGTGCGCATGGCATCCATGAGCTCTACAGGCAATCCTGCATGGGCAACATTCTGCCAGAGGGTGCCGATGTTCCCCTTACGGATGCCGAAGTCGGCAAGGCGACCGACGATACGGAGCGGTGTGCCGGTGATGCCATGTTGGACCAGGCCTGCAAGACCGAATTCGCGCGCCAGGGCGAATATCTCGCCGGTCCGTTCCAGATCGATGCTGACAATCTGGCCGTCCAGGTAGTTTCCGCTTTTGGAGCCATTATCGATCGCCAGCAGATGGGGCCGTATCCCCTTTCCCACCAGGCTGGAGAGGAAATCGCGTGCCTCTGCCACTTCGGTGAGGGTGGAGTTGCTTCCCACGGTGGAAACTTCACCCAGTTCCACCTCAAGTCCGAAATTCTTCTCGGTGATCGGTCTGGCAAGATGCTGGATGATGGAGATGTTGTCGCTCAGGGGATTGAATGACGCATCGAGAGCATAGGACGTGAACCCGGCGGCAAGCTGTGCTTCGATGAGCTGCTGCGCTGCCTGCAGCTCATCTGCAGACGTGTCTCTGATGGTGACGTGGTCAGCGTGGATGATGAACGGTTTAGTAAAGCCGCATGCCTCGGCATATGACAGGACCGTTGTGCTGAAACTTTCGGGAGTCTGCCCGGTGTAGCCGCCGTCAATCCCTCCTTCGGTTCTGGTGAGTTCGAAGGCGACAACGGCGTCGAGTTCTTGTGCGGCACGCATGATGCCGGGGATGACATGAGAGATGCGGGGGTTGGCTGCCATGACGATCATCCGCTCATGGCACAGACCGAGGAATACATCCTGTCCGGACAACAGGCAGACAGTGTTTTCAGTGCCCAACCGGTCACGGACAACGGATGGAACGAAGTCGAGGAGTTGTTTCGGCATTGATGCTTCCCTATCTATTTATAGGCTGAGGAAAGATTCATTAATTTATCACGAGCCGTTATGACCGTCAAGACGTATCCGAATCGGCGCTGTACTGGGTGACGCGGGATTCCCGTTCTGGGGTCAGGAAGCCGTGGCGTTTTCAATGATGTTTCCGCATGATCGGTCTATACCCGCTCGTATGGCTCGAAAAGCCGTTTAAACTCATCCAGTGCAAAGCGGTCGGTCATGCCGGCAATATAATCGCAGATCACCCGCTCCCTGCCCATATGATCCATCTTCCTGACATGCTTCTTCGGCAGCAGGGTAGGGTGTTTTGCGTAGGTGTCAAAGAGCATGCTGAGGTATCGCTCGGCCTTGACCCGCATCCGTTCGACCTTGTAGTGACGGTAGAGGTTCTCGTAGAGAAAACGCTTGAGCTGTCTGTTTTTCTCGGAAAGGGCGGGACTCAAGGTCACCACCTGGCGGTTGACCCGGCGCAGGTCATCGATGGATGAAATGGAGTATTCATGCAGGTTGTGCATGGTGGTCGAGGTCAGGTCGGTGATGAAGTAGCCGATCAGGGCGCTGATGGTCTGGCATTTGATGCGGTCTTCGTCGATGTCCGGATAGCGGGCGCTGACAGTCTCATACATTTCCTGCCAGAGATCGACGTGGCGAAGCTGCTTCAGGGTCAGATACCCGGATTTCAGGCCGTCATCGATGTCGTGGTTGTTGTAGGCGATCTCGTCGGCAAAATTGATCAATTGCGCTTCAAGGGTCGGCACGATGCCGGGCATGAAATCATCGATGATACCGGCAGGCCGGTCGTAGGGGGATGAATGCTTGATGATCCCCTCGCGCACCTCCCACGACAGGTTGAGCCCATTGAACCCCGGATACCGTTCTTCCAGTTCGTCGATGACACGTAGCGACTGCAGGTTGTGCTCGAAACCGCCATGTGTTTCCATGAGACGGTTCAGCACCTCCTCGCCGGTATGGCCGAACGGGGTGTGACCCAGGTCATGAGCCAGAGCGAGCGCTTCGGTCAATTCTTCGTTGAGCCGCAGCCGTCTCGCGATCGCCTTGCCGATCTGGGCAACTTCCAGTGAATGGGTCAGGCGGGTACGGTAGTAGTCACCCTCATGGTTGACAAAGACCTGGGTCTTGTATTCAAGTCGTCTGAAGGCGGCACAGTGGATGATCCGGTCCCGGTCGCGTTCGAAGGCGGGTCTGCTGTCCCGGAGCTCTTCCGGGTATTTGCGGCCACGCGACAGGGCGCTGCAGGATGCATACGGTGCCAGGTCCGGCCGTTCCATGGAAGCTTCGCGGTTGACCACAGTCGTTACCTCCCTCGTTACCTCAGCGTGTCGGTTTTCCGGGGGCTGGTAAAACGATTTTCGGCTCCCGTGACGCGCGATAGAGGAGGACTGTTCTGCCGAGCAGTTGGGCAATCTCTGCCCGGCAGGCTTCGGCAAGGAGATCCGCAACTTCGTGACGGTCCATAAGGCAACTTTCCAGCAGCTTCACCTTGATCAGCTCATGTGCATCCAGGGCAGCGTCGGTTTCCGAGGTAACTGCTTCACTGACCTCTCCCTTGCCGATAGTGATGACGGGTTTGAGACTGTGCCCGAGTGCACGCAGATAGCGTTTCTGTTTTCCGGTCAGCATGTGCGGTACCTGTTTCCATATAGTTCTTTCATCGCGCAGACCATACCACGGACAGAGCGGCATGGCAACGATTTCGACCGATCTGTCGCAGAGAAATCCCTTTACAATAACTTCATGATTGGGCTATTCTTCACCGGTTATACAACTCTTCTTGCAAGGTATCCATGTCGATAAACCGCATACGCAATTTTTCCATCATCGCTCACATAGATCACGGTAAATCAACCCTGGCGGATCGTCTGCTGGAGTATACCGGGGCGCTCTCAGACCGTGAAAAGCAGGATCAGTTCCTTGATAAAATGGACCTGGAACGCGAACGCGGCATCACCATCAAGGCCCAGACTGTCAGGCTCACCTACCATGCTGAGGATGGTAACGACTATATCCTCAACCTGATCGACACCCCAGGCCATGTGGACTT of Geobacter sp. contains these proteins:
- the yhbY gene encoding ribosome assembly RNA-binding protein YhbY; the encoded protein is MLTGKQKRYLRALGHSLKPVITIGKGEVSEAVTSETDAALDAHELIKVKLLESCLMDRHEVADLLAEACRAEIAQLLGRTVLLYRASREPKIVLPAPGKPTR
- a CDS encoding fructose-bisphosphate aldolase, coding for MPKQLLDFVPSVVRDRLGTENTVCLLSGQDVFLGLCHERMIVMAANPRISHVIPGIMRAAQELDAVVAFELTRTEGGIDGGYTGQTPESFSTTVLSYAEACGFTKPFIIHADHVTIRDTSADELQAAQQLIEAQLAAGFTSYALDASFNPLSDNISIIQHLARPITEKNFGLEVELGEVSTVGSNSTLTEVAEARDFLSSLVGKGIRPHLLAIDNGSKSGNYLDGQIVSIDLERTGEIFALAREFGLAGLVQHGITGTPLRIVGRLADFGIRKGNIGTLWQNVAHAGLPVELMDAMRTWSKENGRDIKYATAVFKAEIDAIPQENIQLIQEMAYREAREFLKAFHAQGSASKLAASLGKRR
- a CDS encoding deoxyguanosinetriphosphate triphosphohydrolase: MERPDLAPYASCSALSRGRKYPEELRDSRPAFERDRDRIIHCAAFRRLEYKTQVFVNHEGDYYRTRLTHSLEVAQIGKAIARRLRLNEELTEALALAHDLGHTPFGHTGEEVLNRLMETHGGFEHNLQSLRVIDELEERYPGFNGLNLSWEVREGIIKHSSPYDRPAGIIDDFMPGIVPTLEAQLINFADEIAYNNHDIDDGLKSGYLTLKQLRHVDLWQEMYETVSARYPDIDEDRIKCQTISALIGYFITDLTSTTMHNLHEYSISSIDDLRRVNRQVVTLSPALSEKNRQLKRFLYENLYRHYKVERMRVKAERYLSMLFDTYAKHPTLLPKKHVRKMDHMGRERVICDYIAGMTDRFALDEFKRLFEPYERV